GTGATGATTTTAAAAAGCGTTATGGCAGCGGTCAGCCCATCGCCATCCATGAGTTTATGTACCCGTTGCTGCAGGGCTGGGACTCGGTTGCACTGAAGGCCGACATTGAACTGGGTGGTACCGATCAGAAGTTCAACCTGCTGATGGGGCGTGAGCTGCAAAAGGCCGAAGGTCAAAAGCCACAAACCGTGATCATGATGCCGTTGCTGGAAGGCCTGGATGGCGTGAAGAAGATGTCCAAGTCTGCCCACAACTACATAGGTGTGAGCGAAGCGCCGGATGAAATGTTCGGTAAGCTGATGTCTATTTCAGACGAGCTGATGTGGCGCTACTTCGACCTGCTGTCGTTCCGCCCGCTGGCCGAAGTTGAGCAGTTCAAGGCCGATGTGGAAGCCGGAGCCAACCCAAGAGACATCAAGATTGCGCTGGCCAAGGAAATTATTGCCCGTTTCCATGACCAGGCCGCTGCTGATGCCGCTCATCAGAACTTTATCGACCGTTTCCAGAAGGGTGCCATCCCCGATGATATCGAAGAAGTGACCCTGAGCGCCGGTGCTGAAGGCATGGCAGTTGCCAACCTGCTGAAAGAAGCAGGTCTAGTGGGTTCGACCTCCGATGCTATGCGTATGATTAAGCAGGGTGCGGTGAAGATGGACGGTGAAAAGCTGGAAGATGCCAAGCAAGTATTCAGTGCCGGTCTGAGCGCCGTATTCCAGGTAGGCAAGCGTAAGTTCGCCAAGGTGACATTGAGCTAATCCAGCTCTTTCATCTCATCAAACAAAACGGGCGCCTTAAGCGCCCGTTTTGTTTTTAAAGATTGGCTGCCAACCCTGTCTTTTAAACGCATAACGTCTTTTGCAGGGACATTGCCTTTTGCAGAGACAGCCTCTATTGCATGGACAGCTGGTCGGCCATGGTCTGATAGTCGATAAGGTCGGTGTGTTCGGTCACCCTGTGATTGCGCATATCCAGTCTCAGGGTGGTGACCGCAGGCACGGCCACGTCAATGATTTTACCCGGCTTACCGAATTGTTCCCCCGGCCCCTTGAAACGGTAGTTGCCTATCATGACCACCAGAGAGCCTGAGTTGTACATGTGCTCAATACTGAAGTTGTATTCCAGTACACCGGCGTGGGCGCGCTCGAAAAATTCGATAATAAAACGCCCACCCTTGTATTTGCGTCCGGCGGTTCTGTCCTGAAAAACACTGTCGCGATTGTAGTATCGGGCGAGAGCGGCGTAGTCATGTTCGGTCAGCGCCTGAATGTAGTTTACTGCCATTTGCTGCTCTTCAGGCATCTCACCGCTGCTGGCGGTCGCCCAGGACGTCAGAAAATAAAGCAGTAACACCAGATATCGCAAAAGTTAGTTTCTCCGGGTTTTCAGGTCGAAGGCCGGCAATGAAAGGTGCCAGCGAATGGCCGCAAGCCTCAAGATCAGCGCACTGAGCATCGACAGCCAGAGAGCGGTTTGGCTGTTCATGCCTAATTGCAGGCTGAGGGTATAGGCAATGCCACCCAGAATGGAGGCGGTTGCGTAGATTTCGGTTCTGAGCACCATGGGTATTTGGCGACAGAGCACATCCCGGATAATGCCGCCACCCACGCCGGTAATCAAGCCCATGATCACAGCAGACATGCCATTAAGGCCGAGGCTGAGTGCTTTTTGGGCGCCTATCACGGTAAAAAGAGCCAATCCCAGCGCATCGGCGATGGGCAGGGTGTATTGGGGTACTTTACGGGGGCGCCGGATAAACACCAGGGTAAAGCCCACGGTCGCCAGGATGACAATCAGGTAATTGGGGTCACGCAGCCAAAACACCGGGGTAGCACCGATAATGGCATCCCGAATGGTTCCCCCACCCACGGCCGTGACGGCGGCCAGCACTGTCACACCAAAGGGGTCCATTCTGTGCCTGCCGGCCGCCAGGGCGCCTGTGAGCGCAAACACGGCGGTGCCGCACAGGTCAAAAAAATAAAACCAGCTCATTCGCTCATCTCTTTCAAGTGGATATTGAGCGCATCCACCGAGATGCGAATTTCAACAACCGAGAGGATCAGCGAGTACAGCAGTAACAAGAGGCTGGCACCGAAGATGAGTGAGCCGGTTTTATTCATGCCGATGTAGATAAAAATCATGCACAGCACGCACAGGGCAAAGCTGCTGACGCCCGCTTCCTGCATGCGTCTGATAATCACAATTCGCTTTTTCAGATTGGTGATTTGGTTCTGATGCACAGGTTCTTTACCACTGGAGAGGCTTCGTATCAGTGCCGCCAATGAAAAGAATCTATTGGTATAAGCCAGCAGCAGTAATGAAATGGCCGGAAACAGCAGCGCCGGTGTTGTCAGCGAGATATGCAGTTGTTCTAACACGTTGAGTGCCCGTTATGGAAAGTGGAGATTCCCCTGAGGCGAGCCATTATAGTGTGTCGCTTAACAAATTACAGCGTCTGACTGTATCTGAGCAGGGTCCATGCAAGGGGTAAAAACAGCAGAAAGGCCAACCAGCTGAAGCAGGCTCGATTCGACAGTTTTATGGCTTCACCGATTTTGGCCGTATCGGGCAGAGGGCCTTTGCCGACCTTATCGATGGCCACCCGGCTGCCGCGGTATTTGTGTGGTCCGCCAAGCTCGGTATTCAGCACTGTTGCGGCCACATATGCCGCCCGCATGGCGTTGGACAGGGGCTGCCAGCGTCTGGGGGTTAGCAGGGCCTTAAAACCGCTGGGGCCGCCAACGATGGCGAGTGTCAGGCTCCAAAGCCAGGCAGGAATGTAAAGCAGCGCCGAAACCAGCTGATTAACCGGCGCGACAAAAGCACGGAAATCCGGTGACATGGGGGGCCACACCAACTCCAGCTGCTTGAGCATACGCACCAGCAGCACCATGGGGGCACCGGCCAGCGCATAGAAAAACACCACTCCTGCGGTGCCGTAAATGGGGGCCGTGACCAGTTTTTCGATGGTGGCCTTGGCAAGTCCAGTCTCAGACAGCTCGGTGGTATCCCGTGACAGATATTGACTCAGCAGCTTTCTGGCCCTGTCTTTATCGCCATGGCCCAGCGCCCGCTGCACCTCTTCGGCGACCTGGGCAAAACTGGCATCCGACAGGCAGAGGTAGAGAATTAAAAACTCGAAAAACCAGGGAAAGGCTGCCAAGTCCAGTAAAAAGGCGACGATAAGCCAAAAGGGCAGCACCAGCAGCACTGTCGCCATGATGCCTGCGATAAGCTGCTGGCGCGGTCCTCGCGATGGGTGATTCACTTTGCGGGCAAGCTCTCTTGCCAGCACCCCAAACCACACCAGTGGCTGCATTTCCCTCGGCAAAGGAGCCAGTCGTGCCAGTGGCAGCGCGCACAGGATGATGAGGAAGCCTTCAAACAAGGCTCCATCCAGGGCAATAAGCTGGCTGACAAACTGGCTTTCGGTCATTTACAGGCCTTCAATCAGCGCCATTACCATCAGGGCCGAGTGATGTCCGGCCTTCACCAGATAAGACTCAAAGTCGACCGGGCTGTCGTTGTTGGCATTATCAGACAGGGAGCGGATCACCACGAAGGGAGTCGCGAACTGATGGCAGACCTGGCCGATGGCGGCGCCTTCCATTTCACAGGCGGCCATGGTGGGGAAGTCGGCCTGCATTTTGGCGGTGCGTACCGGGTCGCAAATAAAGCTGTCACCGGTGCAGATAAGGCCTTCGACGGTTTTTACTTCACCCAGTTTGGCCACGGCATTTTTGGCGGCTTCCACCAGGCGGGCATCACACACAAAGGCGGCTGGCTGCTGGGCCATCTGACCAATTTCATAGCCAAATGCCGTCACGTCCACATCGTGGTAACGCACTTCGCTGCCAATCACCACATCGCCAATGGTCAGGCTGTCCACAAAGCCACCGGCTGAGCCGGTATTTATCACGTAATCGGGGGCAAACTTATCGATAAGCAGGGTGGTGGCGAGCGCCGCTGCAACCTTGCCAATACCGGAGCGGGTCACTATGACCTGCTTGCCATTGAGTTCACCCTGGGTGAATTCGATGCCGGCTATCTGGCTGACGACAGGGTTTTCCAGAGAAGCAATAAGGTGAGCAACTTCGGGCTCCATGGCGCCGATAATACCAATTTTCATAAACTTGCCTTTGAACTGCTTTAGAGAATGGCAGCCAATATACCACAGTCGATTGAGCGGCACACAGGCAAGCTGCAGAGATAAAAAAGCGCATCCTCAGGCGAGCCTTTGGATGCGCAAGACACAAGCAACTTGTTGTTGGGATCAGGCCTTGGCCGATTCCAGATAGTTGAGGATCCCCAGTGCCGCATCGCGGCCTTCGGCGATGGCAGTGACCACCAGATCTGAGCCTCTGACCATGTCGCCCCCGGCAAACACTTTTGGATTGCTGGTTTGGAATGGATTGTCATCGGTTTTCCTGGCCTTGACCCGGCCCTTGTCATCCAGGGCGATATCAAAGTCGGCAAACCAGGGCGCCGGACTTGGCTGGAAGCCAAAGGCGATAATGATGGCGTCGGCTTCGAGGAGCTGCTCGCTGCCGGGCACAGGCTCGGCGGAGCGGCGGCCATTGGCATCGGGCTCGCCCATGCGGGTCTCGATGCACTCGATACCCACCACGGTGCCGTTTTCGGTCTTGATGGCCACCGGCTGGCGGTTGAACAGGAAGTTCACCCCTTCTTCGCGGGCGTTTTGCACCTCGCGGCGGGAGCCGGGCATGTTGGCTTCATCACGGCGGTAGGCGCAGGTGACTTCGCTGGCACCCTGACGCACTGCGGTGCGCACGCAGTCCATGGCGGTGTCACCGCCACCCAGTACAACTACCTTTTTACCCGCCAGGTCGATATAGGGGTTATGTTCGCTTTGCTGACCCAGCAACGACATGGTGTTGCCAATAAGGTAGGGCAATGCCTGCAGTACACCTTCAGCGTCTTCTCCGGGCAGCCCGGCCTTCATGGCGCTGTAAGTGCCCATGCCGAGGAATACGGCGTCATAATCTTTGAGCAGGTCGGCGAAGGCGATGTCCTTGCCCACAGTCACACCCAGACGAAACTCAATGCCCATGCCTTCCAGCACGGTGCGGCGGGTTTGCATCACCGACTTATCCAGTTTGAATGAGGGAATACCGTAGGTAAGCAGGCCGCCAATTTGCGGATACTTGTCAAATACCACCGCCTTGATGCCGTTGCGGGCAAGGATATCGGCGCAGCCAAGGCCCGCAGGGCCTGCGCCGACAATCGCCACCCGCTCTTTGCGGGGCGTGACCTTACTCATGTCAGGGCGCCACCCCTGGGCGAGGGCGGTATCTGTGATGTATTTCTCTACGTTGCCTATGGTAACAGCGCCAAAATCATCATTCAGGGTACAGGCGCCTTCACAGAGCCTGTCCTGGGGGCAAACCCGACCGCAGATTTCCGGCAGGGTGTTGGTCTCGTGTACCAGGTCTGCCGCTTCCATGATGCGTCCCTGTTTGGCGAGTTTCAGCCAGTTTGGAATGTAATTGTGCAGCGGGCACTTCCATTCACAGTAAGGGTTGCCGCAGTCCAGGCAGCGGTCTGCCTGCTCGTTGACCTGTGGCTGAGTAAAAGGCTGATAAATTTCAATAAACTGTGTTGCACGCAGCTTGATGGGCTGCTTGGTCGGATCTTTGCGGCCTACCTGAATAAACTGAAAGTCGTTACTCATCTTGCTGTTACCCCGCCTTTACTGCCAGTTCAGGGCTCTGCTGCTCGAGCTTGAGCAGATCGGCCACCGCTACATTCTTCGGCTTGACCAGCACGAAGCAGTCGAGCCAGTTATCAAAGTCACTCAAAATCGCCCGGGCATGTTCGCTGCCGGTCTCTTTGACGTGGGCCTCAATCAGGCCCTTGAGGTGTTTCTGGTGAATGGCTGACTCCACCTTTTGGGTGTCAACCATTTCGGTGTTAACCCTGCGGCCAAAGCGGCCGAACTGGTCGAACACATAGGCAAAGCCACCTGTCATACCGGCGCCAAAATTCACCCCGGTTTTACCCAGAACCACCACAATGCCACCGGTCATATATTCGCAGCCGTTGTCGCCAAGGCCTTCCACCACGGCCACGGCACCTGAGTTGCGCACACCAAAGCGCTCACCGGCCTGGCCTGCGGCGAAGAATTGACCTCCGGTTGCACCATAGAGACAGGTGTTGCCCACAATGGCGGTGCGCTCGCTCTGGAAGGCGCTGCCAAGTGGCGGGTAGATGGACAGCTTACCGCCGGACATCCCCTTGCCCACATAGTCGTTGGCATCACCGCACAGGCTCATTTCCAGTCCGGGGGCGTTCCATACACCAAAGCTCTGGCCCGCGGTGCCGTTAAACGACAGGCTGACAGGTGCCTTGGTGCCCTTGAGGCCACAGCAGGCTGCTATGTGGCCACTGAGGGCTGCGCCCACTGAGCGATCTGTGTTGTTGATGCTGTAGGCGGCGCTGAAACCTTCGCCGCGGCTGATGGCATCGGCGGCATCTTTCAGCAGACGCTGGTTCAGTTCACCGGTATCCGTCGGTGGGTTTATCTCTTTCCAGGTTCT
This sequence is a window from Shewanella zhangzhouensis. Protein-coding genes within it:
- a CDS encoding DUF2721 domain-containing protein — protein: MHISLTTPALLFPAISLLLLAYTNRFFSLAALIRSLSSGKEPVHQNQITNLKKRIVIIRRMQEAGVSSFALCVLCMIFIYIGMNKTGSLIFGASLLLLLYSLILSVVEIRISVDALNIHLKEMSE
- the mtnN gene encoding 5'-methylthioadenosine/S-adenosylhomocysteine nucleosidase — its product is MKIGIIGAMEPEVAHLIASLENPVVSQIAGIEFTQGELNGKQVIVTRSGIGKVAAALATTLLIDKFAPDYVINTGSAGGFVDSLTIGDVVIGSEVRYHDVDVTAFGYEIGQMAQQPAAFVCDARLVEAAKNAVAKLGEVKTVEGLICTGDSFICDPVRTAKMQADFPTMAACEMEGAAIGQVCHQFATPFVVIRSLSDNANNDSPVDFESYLVKAGHHSALMVMALIEGL
- a CDS encoding FAD-dependent oxidoreductase, whose product is MSNDFQFIQVGRKDPTKQPIKLRATQFIEIYQPFTQPQVNEQADRCLDCGNPYCEWKCPLHNYIPNWLKLAKQGRIMEAADLVHETNTLPEICGRVCPQDRLCEGACTLNDDFGAVTIGNVEKYITDTALAQGWRPDMSKVTPRKERVAIVGAGPAGLGCADILARNGIKAVVFDKYPQIGGLLTYGIPSFKLDKSVMQTRRTVLEGMGIEFRLGVTVGKDIAFADLLKDYDAVFLGMGTYSAMKAGLPGEDAEGVLQALPYLIGNTMSLLGQQSEHNPYIDLAGKKVVVLGGGDTAMDCVRTAVRQGASEVTCAYRRDEANMPGSRREVQNAREEGVNFLFNRQPVAIKTENGTVVGIECIETRMGEPDANGRRSAEPVPGSEQLLEADAIIIAFGFQPSPAPWFADFDIALDDKGRVKARKTDDNPFQTSNPKVFAGGDMVRGSDLVVTAIAEGRDAALGILNYLESAKA
- a CDS encoding cobalamin biosynthesis protein CobD/CbiB; protein product: MTESQFVSQLIALDGALFEGFLIILCALPLARLAPLPREMQPLVWFGVLARELARKVNHPSRGPRQQLIAGIMATVLLVLPFWLIVAFLLDLAAFPWFFEFLILYLCLSDASFAQVAEEVQRALGHGDKDRARKLLSQYLSRDTTELSETGLAKATIEKLVTAPIYGTAGVVFFYALAGAPMVLLVRMLKQLELVWPPMSPDFRAFVAPVNQLVSALLYIPAWLWSLTLAIVGGPSGFKALLTPRRWQPLSNAMRAAYVAATVLNTELGGPHKYRGSRVAIDKVGKGPLPDTAKIGEAIKLSNRACFSWLAFLLFLPLAWTLLRYSQTL
- a CDS encoding nuclear transport factor 2 family protein → MPEEQQMAVNYIQALTEHDYAALARYYNRDSVFQDRTAGRKYKGGRFIIEFFERAHAGVLEYNFSIEHMYNSGSLVVMIGNYRFKGPGEQFGKPGKIIDVAVPAVTTLRLDMRNHRVTEHTDLIDYQTMADQLSMQ
- the tyrS gene encoding tyrosine--tRNA ligase, whose product is MADLDQVLAEIKRGTDEILLEADLIEKLKEGRPLRVKLGADPTAPDIHLGHTVILNKLRLFQELGHEVIFLIGDFTGMVGDPSGKNSTRPPLTREQVLANAETYKEQVYKILDPAKTRIEFNSSWLEQLGAAGMIRLASHQTVARMLERDDFKKRYGSGQPIAIHEFMYPLLQGWDSVALKADIELGGTDQKFNLLMGRELQKAEGQKPQTVIMMPLLEGLDGVKKMSKSAHNYIGVSEAPDEMFGKLMSISDELMWRYFDLLSFRPLAEVEQFKADVEAGANPRDIKIALAKEIIARFHDQAAADAAHQNFIDRFQKGAIPDDIEEVTLSAGAEGMAVANLLKEAGLVGSTSDAMRMIKQGAVKMDGEKLEDAKQVFSAGLSAVFQVGKRKFAKVTLS
- a CDS encoding trimeric intracellular cation channel family protein, which produces MSWFYFFDLCGTAVFALTGALAAGRHRMDPFGVTVLAAVTAVGGGTIRDAIIGATPVFWLRDPNYLIVILATVGFTLVFIRRPRKVPQYTLPIADALGLALFTVIGAQKALSLGLNGMSAVIMGLITGVGGGIIRDVLCRQIPMVLRTEIYATASILGGIAYTLSLQLGMNSQTALWLSMLSALILRLAAIRWHLSLPAFDLKTRRN